The DNA window TTTCCTGCATTTTTTTCTCCAGCAGGGAATGATTGCTGTTATCTATCAGTTGTTGTACCACATTACGGGCGTTGTCCGGTAACATGGTAATGAATGTATCCAGATCATGTGTTTGATGAACCCTTTCCTTATTAGTCGTAGTTTTTCTTTTCAGGTCAACACATTTATTGGAAAAAATCTGATAAATATATGATTTAAGGGAAGACCTGCCTTCAAAGCGGTTGTATACGATATTATCTATCACACTGATAATAGTGTCTGAATAGGCACTGGCACTGTCTTCCTCGTTGAGGCGATATTTACGCACCCCTTCACGGATAAAGTAATAAAACAACAGGTATAACTGCTCTTCATAAGAGCGTCTTCGGGGGCCTTCCTGTTGCAATCCGCGGAGAATTTCCTCCTCCCTGCTGCTATTGGATGAGCGGATCATAACTACCAATGATCTATACAAGATACATAAAAAAAACTCAAATAAAATTAAATGTTTCTTTGAGAGAGGGGATTGATGGAGTGGCTTTGAATGGAGGATAAAATTGGCTATAGGGATGGTATAAGTTGTTTTTTGTAAAAAAATCCAGTGACGGATTTTATCATCGGCCACTGGATTAATTTATGGATTAAGCACCTTTAAAACCAGCTAACTCTTTGTCTTCATTATACAGTTTTAGTTCGCTGTCATTGAGCGTAAATCTGGTGACAGCATGCATATAACTCACTAAACGCATAACGGTTTCACCTGGCCATATCCTGGGGTAAGGCGCTAATATAAATTCAATATCATTGCCGGCGACATTGGAATCACCACGTATTGGAAGCGGGCCAAACCGGCCCTGAAATGACCCATCCTGTGATATGGTAAAGTAGGGCATTTCCGGGCCCATCATTGGATCGCTGTTGTTATTAACGGGCTCGCCTTCGAGGGTTGCCAATGACCATTTGGTGTCGTAAATAGTGTCGGTTTTAACTGCTGTTGCCATGATGAGAAATTTTGAGGTGAAGAAATGCATGTAACGTCATAAATAACACGGCATCCTTCAGTTTTGTTATGGCTGATTTTCGGATGGAAGAAGCTGCCAGCTTATGTTTCAGGCAGGTAGCCTATTTGTAGAATATGGAGGTGTCGAACTTTTCCACATGTAGAGTCCACGCTTCAGGGACCGTATTTTCCGGGGCATATAACACAACGATACTGCCGGTGATGGCCGCAATAGTATCTCTGTCACCAAGTCCGCTAACGGCGGTCCAGATAGCTTCTTCGAAATCGTCAAGATGATGGGCGGCGCACCATAATGCAAACGGTACTGTATCCTGGGCGGTGAGCCCGGCGCCGTTGCCCAAAAAAAGTTTCACCAAAGGCATCACCAATTGATAATCCCAGTAATGATTTTTTTGCCAGTTCCAGTTGTTTGTTTACCATTGCCGGTAAGATACAGTAAATTCAATTACTTTAGCATCCATAAGGAAATAACTACTAATCAATGAAAAAAAGTATCATCATTCTGTTGTTGTTCATCAGTACTTTCTCTTTTGCACAATCCGAAAATGCCATCGTCATCGGCCACAGCCAGGAAATTCAATCGAAGGTTTTGAATGAGAAAAGAAAAATAAATATCTATCTGCCGGAAGGGTATAACCCCAACGATACTACGAAGTATCCTGTGGTTTATATTATCGATGGTGGGGTTGAAGAAGATTTTTTTCACATTACCGGTATCATTCGGTTTAATACACAGCCCTGGATTAATCGTCTCCCAAAATCAATTGTGGTAGGCATTGAAAATACTGACCGGAGAAGGGATTGTTCCTTTGCTGTTGATAACCTGGATTTTCTAAAGAAGATGGGATTTAAAAAAGAGCAGCTGCCAAGTTACGGTGGTTCCGCTAATTATATAAAATTTATCGCAACGGAATTGCAGCCTTATATCAATAGCAGTTACAAAACCAACCATCACAAAACTGTTATCGGCGAGTCTTTTGCCGGATTGTTGGCTACAGAGATTTTGCTGAAGCATAGAGATCTTTTTGATACCTATATCATTATGAGTCCAAGCCTTTGGTGGGGAAATGAATTGCTTTTAAAGGAAGCACCTGCACTGTTGGCAGCAAAAAATAAAACCAAGGTAAAGGTATACATCGGCGCCTGCAACAAGGATGAGAACATCATCATGCACGAGGATGCAATAGCCTTGCGTGATGTGCTGAAAAAATACGGAGGAGCGGAGACGACTGCATTCTATGACTATTTGCCGGATGAGGTACATGCTACCATGATGCATCAATCGGTGTATAATGCATTTAAGATGCTTTATCCTAAAAAATAATTTAATACTACTTCATTTTTTATTCAACCGATCCAGAAACTGTTGCCGGTAGGTCATGCCTACCGGCAATGTTACCTGATGTAAGCTTACCATATTTTTTTCATACATGGTTACCTGAGGCAGGGATATGACATATGATTTGTGTATTCTGATGAAATCCTGTGCCGGCAATAGTTCCAGGAGTTCGCTCATATTCATCAGGGCAAGTAGTTTCTTTTCCTGGGTATGAAAACACATGTAGTTTCCGGCAGCTTCGATGTATAGAATGGAATCTGTTTTTATTCTATGGAGTTGCTGCCCGCTTTTAATGATTATTTCTTCCGATGCTTTTGTGCTGGCGGGTTTGGTATTTGTTGCTGCAATTGCTTTATTGACAGCTTTGAGGAATCGCGGGTAATTAATGGGTTTTAACAGATAGTCGAGTGCATTGTATTCATAACTTTCCGCGCCAAATTCGGGGTAGGCAGTTGTAAAAATTACCATGGGCGGTACAGGTAATGATGCCAGCAAATGCATGCCGGATAAGCCTGGCATATTAATGTCGAGGAATAAAAGATCCACTTCTTCGCGCAGCAGATAGTCCATTGCTTTGTATGGATTGGTAAATCTGCCAGACAATTGAAGTAACGGTGTTTGTTCGATATATCGTTGTGTGAGGGCCAGGGCAAAGGGCTCATCATCTACCACTATACATTTCATGGGTATTCAGTTTTATCTCCAGCAATATGTCAAAGTTTTGATCATCCTGACGGACATGCAGCTGGTGGCCGGATGGGTACAGCAAAGCCAGTCGTTTTTTTACATTCTCAAGTCCTACGCCACCAATATGCGGCTCCGTCATAGGCACTGCACCAATACTGTTTTTTACAGAGAAAAGTAATTTGTTCTCTGCCACTTCCAGCAGTATGTGAATATAAGAAGGATCATCCAGCCGGATGCCATGTTTGAAAGCATTCTCCACGAAAGGTAGTAACAACAGCGGAGCAATATAATGCTGATTGTCCACCTGATGCTGAAACCGGATATCAGCCTTGATTTCATCAGAGATGCGATGTTGCTGCAGCTCAATAAAATTTTCCATGTATCTGATTTCCTGCTGTAATAATACCTGATCTTCATTGCTTTCGTAGAGCATATACCGGATCAGG is part of the Chitinophaga flava genome and encodes:
- a CDS encoding RNA polymerase sigma factor, which translates into the protein MIRSSNSSREEEILRGLQQEGPRRRSYEEQLYLLFYYFIREGVRKYRLNEEDSASAYSDTIISVIDNIVYNRFEGRSSLKSYIYQIFSNKCVDLKRKTTTNKERVHQTHDLDTFITMLPDNARNVVQQLIDNSNHSLLEKKMQEIGEKCKQLLLLFEDGYSDRDIATMLEYNSPDVAKVSRRRCMEKLKEKMLPFNQYYE
- a CDS encoding META domain-containing protein; protein product: MATAVKTDTIYDTKWSLATLEGEPVNNNSDPMMGPEMPYFTISQDGSFQGRFGPLPIRGDSNVAGNDIEFILAPYPRIWPGETVMRLVSYMHAVTRFTLNDSELKLYNEDKELAGFKGA
- a CDS encoding ADP-ribosylglycohydrolase family protein, which translates into the protein MKLFLGNGAGLTAQDTVPFALWCAAHHLDDFEEAIWTAVSGLGDRDTIAAITGSIVVLYAPENTVPEAWTLHVEKFDTSIFYK
- a CDS encoding alpha/beta hydrolase gives rise to the protein MKKSIIILLLFISTFSFAQSENAIVIGHSQEIQSKVLNEKRKINIYLPEGYNPNDTTKYPVVYIIDGGVEEDFFHITGIIRFNTQPWINRLPKSIVVGIENTDRRRDCSFAVDNLDFLKKMGFKKEQLPSYGGSANYIKFIATELQPYINSSYKTNHHKTVIGESFAGLLATEILLKHRDLFDTYIIMSPSLWWGNELLLKEAPALLAAKNKTKVKVYIGACNKDENIIMHEDAIALRDVLKKYGGAETTAFYDYLPDEVHATMMHQSVYNAFKMLYPKK
- a CDS encoding LytR/AlgR family response regulator transcription factor, which translates into the protein MKCIVVDDEPFALALTQRYIEQTPLLQLSGRFTNPYKAMDYLLREEVDLLFLDINMPGLSGMHLLASLPVPPMVIFTTAYPEFGAESYEYNALDYLLKPINYPRFLKAVNKAIAATNTKPASTKASEEIIIKSGQQLHRIKTDSILYIEAAGNYMCFHTQEKKLLALMNMSELLELLPAQDFIRIHKSYVISLPQVTMYEKNMVSLHQVTLPVGMTYRQQFLDRLNKK